Proteins co-encoded in one Longimicrobium terrae genomic window:
- the sdaAA gene encoding L-serine ammonia-lyase, iron-sulfur-dependent, subunit alpha, with translation MHKSIESLLRDAEQSGRPIPQVVLETESRETGVPAEQIRARIAHTLGVMRRAIDEGLEGKVRSASGMTGGRAKRLWDNGPRMLGERVTITLARAIATLEVNAAMGLIVAAPTAGAAGVLPAILISVDEFADGLGEEKLIDAMLVAGGVGGVIAQRASLAGAEGGCQAETGTAAAMGAAAVTWLHGGTPDQISTAIALCLQGMLGLICDPIGGLVEIPCIYRNASAAMQAISASEMALAGLDFPVNADEVIDVMGEVGRRMPSAYRETAMGGLAATPSARRLVQIRPTSRPSGASS, from the coding sequence AGTCGCGCGAAACCGGCGTTCCCGCCGAGCAGATCCGCGCCCGCATCGCGCACACGCTGGGCGTCATGCGCCGCGCCATCGACGAGGGGCTGGAGGGCAAGGTGCGCTCGGCGTCCGGGATGACCGGCGGGCGCGCCAAGCGGCTGTGGGACAACGGGCCTCGCATGCTGGGCGAACGCGTCACCATCACCCTGGCGCGCGCCATCGCCACGCTGGAGGTGAACGCGGCGATGGGGCTGATCGTCGCGGCGCCCACGGCGGGGGCCGCGGGGGTGCTGCCGGCGATCCTGATCTCGGTGGATGAGTTCGCGGACGGGCTGGGCGAGGAAAAGCTGATCGACGCCATGCTGGTCGCGGGCGGCGTGGGCGGGGTGATCGCGCAGCGCGCCTCGCTGGCCGGCGCCGAGGGCGGCTGCCAGGCCGAAACGGGGACCGCCGCCGCCATGGGCGCCGCGGCCGTCACCTGGCTGCACGGCGGCACGCCGGACCAGATCAGCACCGCCATCGCCCTCTGTCTTCAGGGCATGCTGGGGCTCATCTGCGATCCCATCGGCGGGCTGGTGGAAATTCCCTGCATCTACCGCAACGCCAGCGCGGCCATGCAGGCCATCTCCGCGTCCGAAATGGCGCTGGCCGGGCTGGACTTTCCCGTGAACGCCGACGAAGTGATCGACGTCATGGGCGAGGTGGGGCGGCGCATGCCCAGCGCCTACCGCGAAACCGCCATGGGCGGGCTGGCCGCCACGCCGTCCGCGCGCCGGCTGGTGCAGATCCGCCCCACCAGCCGTCCCTCCGGCGCCAGCTCCTGA
- a CDS encoding AI-2E family transporter has protein sequence MSANPPAREHAQPRPSPYAVMGAAVGTVLLLYFLFSVAEVLLLLFIAALFAVYLSAITDFLEDRLRLPRGLGIVSALLITAAAVALVGWLVLPPVVAQTQALITALPAQIQILTQTLVDLGERYPLVKAVLPPEKITAQLSGVAENAGQFATGLFPFVFDTLHTFVNLASVFVMGIYMALRPQMYKEGAVSLAPPVHRELVRDILSDLGVSLRAWIGGQLIAMVCLGVLTWIGLLVLHVPFALAFGVFTGVVVMVPFFGSLVSTLLPALFVFGQGNIAHAMGVVLLGVVVHIIEGNFVHPMVMERRVHLPPVLTIMSVLVMAHLLGAFGLVVAVPVLATVMVITRRIYVHRLLEGKGFRRFVRDAPSEVRVPESAVRMDPGPLSIPAILEQAGAAPR, from the coding sequence ATGAGCGCCAACCCGCCCGCCCGCGAGCACGCCCAGCCCCGCCCGTCGCCCTACGCCGTGATGGGCGCGGCGGTGGGGACGGTGCTGCTGCTGTACTTTCTGTTCAGCGTGGCCGAGGTGCTGCTGCTGCTCTTCATCGCGGCGCTGTTCGCCGTCTACCTGAGCGCCATCACCGACTTTCTGGAAGACCGGCTGCGGCTGCCGCGCGGGCTGGGGATCGTGTCGGCGCTGCTGATTACCGCGGCGGCGGTGGCGCTGGTGGGGTGGCTGGTGCTGCCGCCCGTGGTGGCGCAGACGCAGGCGCTGATCACCGCGCTCCCCGCGCAGATCCAGATCCTGACGCAGACGCTGGTGGACCTGGGCGAGCGCTATCCGCTGGTGAAGGCGGTGCTGCCGCCGGAAAAGATCACCGCGCAGCTCAGCGGCGTCGCGGAAAACGCGGGCCAGTTCGCCACGGGGCTCTTTCCCTTCGTGTTCGATACGCTGCACACGTTCGTGAACCTGGCCAGCGTGTTCGTCATGGGCATCTACATGGCGCTGCGCCCGCAGATGTACAAGGAGGGCGCGGTGTCGCTGGCGCCGCCCGTCCACCGCGAGCTGGTGCGGGACATTCTGAGCGACCTGGGCGTGTCGCTGCGGGCGTGGATCGGCGGGCAGCTGATCGCCATGGTGTGCCTGGGCGTACTGACGTGGATCGGGCTGCTGGTGCTGCACGTGCCGTTCGCGCTGGCGTTCGGCGTGTTCACCGGCGTGGTGGTGATGGTGCCCTTCTTCGGCAGCCTGGTATCGACGCTGCTGCCGGCGCTGTTCGTGTTCGGGCAGGGGAACATTGCCCACGCCATGGGCGTGGTGCTGCTGGGCGTGGTGGTGCACATCATCGAGGGCAACTTCGTTCATCCCATGGTGATGGAGCGGCGGGTGCACCTGCCGCCGGTGCTCACCATCATGAGCGTGCTGGTGATGGCGCACCTGCTGGGCGCGTTCGGCCTGGTCGTCGCCGTCCCCGTGCTGGCGACGGTGATGGTGATTACGCGGCGCATCTACGTGCACCGGCTGCTGGAGGGCAAGGGCTTCCGCCGCTTCGTGCGCGACGCGCCTTCGGAGGTGCGCGTGCCGGAATCCGCCGTGCGGATGGACCCCGGCCCGCTCAGCATTCCCGCCATCCTGGAACAGGCCGGCGCCGCCCCACGCTGA
- a CDS encoding PspA/IM30 family protein, producing MGIFQKLSTLVRSNLNDLIARAENPEKMLEQVIIDMREQQTRAKQEVALAIAEERKLKSQVEAEAKQAQEWERRAMLALQQGRDDLARQALTRQQEYAQRAQSLHDTWQKQASDTEKVKDALRQLQVKIEEAQRKKNLLVAKQKRAQAQRRIHETMAGLSDSSAFETFERMAQKIEHNERLALAAAEVSEELNGDPLEKEFKALEAGSSSDVEYRLLEMKQQMGILPPAEAAPPAALPQSGAGSRRLGAGQGMGQDMTVQDAELVDDDAGAHTAAERTAYAQPDATRAQPPQAAPDGDLAAQIDALNRA from the coding sequence ATGGGAATCTTCCAGAAGCTGTCGACCCTTGTCCGGTCGAACCTGAACGACCTGATCGCCCGGGCCGAAAACCCGGAAAAGATGCTCGAGCAGGTCATCATCGACATGCGCGAGCAGCAGACCCGGGCCAAGCAGGAGGTCGCGCTCGCCATCGCCGAAGAGCGCAAGCTCAAGTCGCAGGTGGAGGCCGAGGCCAAGCAGGCGCAGGAGTGGGAGCGCCGCGCCATGCTCGCGCTGCAGCAGGGCCGCGACGACCTGGCCCGCCAGGCGCTGACGCGCCAGCAGGAGTACGCCCAGCGCGCGCAGAGCCTGCACGACACCTGGCAGAAGCAGGCCTCCGACACCGAAAAGGTCAAGGACGCCCTGCGACAGCTGCAGGTCAAGATCGAAGAGGCGCAGCGCAAGAAGAACCTGCTGGTAGCCAAGCAGAAACGCGCCCAGGCGCAGCGCCGCATTCACGAGACGATGGCCGGGCTGTCGGACTCGTCCGCGTTCGAAACGTTCGAGCGCATGGCGCAGAAGATCGAGCACAACGAGCGCCTGGCCCTGGCCGCCGCCGAAGTCTCGGAAGAGCTGAACGGCGATCCGCTGGAAAAGGAGTTCAAGGCGCTGGAAGCTGGCAGCAGCTCCGACGTGGAGTACCGCCTGCTGGAGATGAAGCAGCAGATGGGCATTCTTCCCCCGGCCGAGGCCGCGCCGCCGGCCGCGCTTCCGCAGTCCGGCGCCGGTTCACGGCGGCTGGGCGCGGGACAGGGAATGGGGCAGGACATGACGGTGCAGGACGCGGAGCTGGTGGATGACGACGCTGGCGCGCACACCGCCGCCGAGCGCACCGCCTACGCCCAGCCGGACGCCACCCGCGCGCAGCCGCCCCAGGCCGCCCCCGACGGCGACCTGGCCGCGCAGATCGACGCGCTGAACCGCGCCTGA